One stretch of Streptomyces agglomeratus DNA includes these proteins:
- the lgt gene encoding prolipoprotein diacylglyceryl transferase, whose product MDLAYIPSPSTGVIELGPIPLRGYAFCIIIGVFVAVWYGNKRWVARGGKAGTVADIAVWAVPFGLVGGRLYHVVTDYQLYFSEGQNWVDAFKIWEGGLGIWGAVALGAVGAWIGCRRRGIPLPAWADAMAPGLAFAQAIGRWGNWFNQELYGRPTDVPWALKISEGVNREAGTYHPTFLYESLWCVGAALLVIWADRRFKLGHGRVFALYVALYCAGRGWIEYMRVDEAHHVLGLRLNVWTSIVVFVCAVAYFVISAKMRPGREEVVEPVSLEKSGSSDTSDSGSGDGAGSDDGADAAAEDSAGHRADAEAKD is encoded by the coding sequence ATGGACCTTGCCTATATCCCCAGCCCGTCGACCGGTGTGATCGAGCTCGGACCGATCCCGCTCCGCGGCTACGCGTTCTGCATCATCATTGGCGTTTTTGTGGCCGTCTGGTACGGCAACAAGCGCTGGGTCGCCCGGGGAGGTAAAGCCGGCACGGTGGCCGACATCGCCGTGTGGGCGGTGCCGTTCGGCCTCGTCGGCGGGCGGCTGTACCACGTCGTCACCGACTACCAGCTGTACTTCAGCGAGGGCCAGAACTGGGTCGACGCGTTCAAGATCTGGGAGGGCGGCCTCGGCATCTGGGGCGCCGTCGCTCTCGGCGCGGTGGGTGCCTGGATCGGCTGCCGCCGCCGCGGGATCCCGCTCCCGGCCTGGGCCGACGCGATGGCTCCCGGTCTCGCGTTCGCGCAGGCGATCGGCCGCTGGGGCAACTGGTTCAACCAGGAGCTGTACGGGCGGCCGACGGACGTGCCCTGGGCGCTCAAGATCTCCGAGGGCGTGAACCGCGAGGCGGGGACCTACCACCCGACCTTCCTGTACGAGTCGCTGTGGTGCGTCGGCGCCGCGCTGCTGGTCATCTGGGCGGACCGGCGCTTCAAGCTCGGCCACGGCCGGGTCTTCGCGCTGTACGTCGCGCTGTACTGCGCGGGCCGCGGCTGGATCGAGTACATGCGGGTCGACGAGGCGCACCATGTGCTGGGGCTCCGGCTCAACGTCTGGACCTCGATCGTCGTGTTCGTGTGTGCGGTGGCGTACTTCGTGATCTCGGCGAAGATGCGGCCGGGGCGCGAGGAAGTCGTCGAGCCGGTCTCCCTGGAGAAGTCCGGGTCGTCGGACACGTCGGACTCCGGTTCCGGCGACGGCGCCGGTTCCGACGACGGTGCTGATGCGGCGGCCGAGGACTCCGCCGGCCACAGGGCCGACGCGGAGGCCAAGGACTAG
- a CDS encoding HpcH/HpaI aldolase/citrate lyase family protein gives MTTTLTALTWLYVPGDRPGTVAKALRSAADVVIVDLEDAVAPDRKEYARSATAELLAEPPRVPVHVRVNALGTPYAEADIRALAGLPGLSALRLPKVTDPSEVRHTAHRMPDVPLYALLESALGIEQAHAIASAHPCLRGIALGEADLRADLGVRDDAGLAWPRSRVVVAARAAGLEPPAQSVYPDIRDLEGLAASCARGRALGFLGRTALHPRQLPVIERAFLPTPREIEEAEETVKAAAADGGALALPDGRFVDAAVVTAAHRTLILASRGAGN, from the coding sequence ATGACGACCACCCTGACCGCCCTGACCTGGCTGTACGTTCCCGGAGACCGCCCCGGGACGGTGGCCAAGGCACTGCGGTCCGCCGCCGACGTCGTGATCGTCGACCTGGAGGACGCGGTCGCGCCCGACCGCAAGGAGTACGCCCGCTCGGCGACCGCCGAACTCCTCGCCGAGCCCCCTCGGGTGCCCGTCCACGTCCGGGTGAACGCCCTCGGCACGCCGTACGCCGAGGCGGACATCCGGGCCCTGGCCGGCCTGCCCGGCCTGTCGGCCCTCCGCCTCCCCAAGGTGACGGACCCGTCGGAGGTACGGCACACCGCGCACCGGATGCCGGACGTACCGCTGTACGCCCTGCTCGAATCGGCGCTCGGCATCGAACAGGCGCACGCGATCGCGAGTGCGCACCCCTGCCTGCGCGGCATCGCACTGGGCGAGGCGGATCTCCGCGCGGATCTGGGCGTACGGGACGACGCCGGCCTGGCATGGCCGCGCAGCCGGGTCGTGGTCGCGGCACGGGCGGCGGGTCTTGAGCCGCCGGCCCAGTCGGTCTACCCGGACATCCGGGACCTGGAGGGACTGGCGGCGTCGTGCGCGCGCGGCCGGGCGCTGGGCTTCCTGGGCCGTACGGCGCTGCACCCCCGCCAGCTGCCGGTCATCGAGCGCGCGTTCCTGCCCACCCCCCGGGAGATCGAGGAGGCGGAGGAGACCGTCAAGGCGGCAGCGGCGGACGGGGGCGCGCTGGCACTCCCCGACGGCCGCTTCGTCGACGCGGCCGTGGTGACGGCCGCCCACCGCACCCTGATCCTGGCGTCGCGCGGCGCCGGGAACTAG
- the trpA gene encoding tryptophan synthase subunit alpha → MSGNIQLLSDTLERTRSENRAALIAYLPAGFPTVDGGIDAVKAVIAGGADVVEIGLPHSDPVLDGPVIQTADDIALRGGVKIADVMRTVREAHEATGAPVLVMTYWNPIDRYGVERFTAELAEAGGAGCILPDLPVQESALWREQAEKQGLATVFVVAPSSKDERLATITAAGSGFVYAASLMGVTGTRESVGAQAQDLVRRTRATTALPVCVGLGVSNAVQAKEVAAFADGVIVGSAFVQRLLDAPDAAAGLDAVRALAGELAEGVRRSGTSA, encoded by the coding sequence GTGAGCGGGAACATTCAGCTGCTGAGCGACACCCTGGAGCGGACCAGGTCCGAGAACCGGGCGGCCCTCATCGCCTACCTCCCGGCCGGATTCCCGACCGTCGACGGCGGCATCGACGCGGTCAAGGCCGTCATCGCGGGCGGCGCGGACGTCGTCGAGATCGGACTGCCGCACAGCGACCCGGTCCTCGACGGGCCGGTCATCCAGACCGCCGACGACATCGCGCTGCGGGGCGGCGTGAAGATCGCCGACGTGATGCGGACGGTGCGCGAGGCGCACGAGGCGACCGGGGCCCCGGTGCTCGTCATGACGTACTGGAACCCGATCGACCGGTACGGCGTCGAGCGCTTCACGGCGGAGCTGGCGGAGGCGGGCGGCGCGGGCTGCATCCTGCCCGACCTCCCGGTGCAGGAGTCCGCGCTGTGGCGCGAGCAGGCCGAGAAGCAGGGCCTGGCCACGGTGTTCGTGGTCGCGCCGAGCAGCAAGGACGAGCGGCTCGCCACGATCACCGCGGCCGGGTCCGGGTTCGTCTACGCGGCCTCGCTGATGGGTGTCACCGGCACCCGTGAGTCGGTCGGAGCCCAGGCGCAGGACCTGGTGCGGCGGACCCGGGCCACGACCGCGCTGCCCGTGTGCGTCGGGCTCGGGGTTTCCAACGCCGTGCAGGCCAAGGAGGTCGCCGCCTTCGCGGACGGCGTGATCGTCGGCTCGGCGTTCGTGCAGCGGCTGCTCGACGCGCCGGACGCGGCGGCCGGTCTCGACGCCGTGCGGGCACTCGCCGGCGAGCTGGCGGAAGGCGTCCGCAGGAGCGGCACGAGCGCCTGA
- the trpM gene encoding tryptophan biosynthesis modulator TrpM, translating to MTAVRRTAALARPGLRPFAGPSARDPHAPLARGCRPRGCRAPARRVRGRRVRYHIGSEPGQINGMRWRRAHGAL from the coding sequence ATGACCGCAGTCCGCCGTACCGCCGCACTCGCCCGGCCGGGCCTTCGCCCGTTCGCCGGGCCGTCGGCGCGCGACCCGCACGCCCCGCTGGCGCGCGGGTGCCGCCCGCGCGGGTGCCGGGCGCCGGCGCGGCGGGTACGGGGACGCCGGGTGAGGTACCACATCGGCTCCGAGCCGGGCCAGATCAACGGCATGCGATGGCGTCGCGCCCACGGCGCGCTGTAG
- a CDS encoding ADP-ribosylglycohydrolase family protein yields MTPYNPPHPLPGPEDGIRESAAPLHPATGSGPTSPGPAAGTDAAPARAAVAVAAPPAPATAQGAPGPRRIEGLLLGLAAGDAAGWPAARHRAARMPDWTRRLTRELDTFAEQNATTTLPVPIALNQPPEPLRLGPSDDAEWAAFTAGTLLAAAPGKIRAAVDRAWTALAAEVAAAAERAPEVESAVLPLRARISVRAGLGNLATGLRPPATGHDNPHYFDDAACIRAAVLAAAHPGDPAAAAELAEFDARYTQDGDGVHGARATAAAVAAALGGAGVDEAVDAALAQLPRATEIGRNATHAVRLAREARATATGSPLGGAFALVPTLEHQIVDHVYSYGIAAAETVPVALALATAARGRVTEAVPAAACLSRVADSAPALAGALTGALCGGDALPPGWRDTCRTLVGCALPRLAGTDLVDLAARLARRHPHPTNGRLAP; encoded by the coding sequence ATGACCCCCTACAACCCTCCGCACCCGCTCCCGGGCCCGGAGGACGGCATCAGGGAGTCCGCGGCCCCGCTCCACCCGGCGACCGGGAGCGGGCCCACGTCCCCCGGTCCCGCAGCCGGAACGGACGCTGCCCCCGCCCGAGCGGCGGTGGCGGTCGCGGCCCCGCCCGCGCCCGCCACCGCACAAGGGGCCCCCGGCCCGCGCCGGATCGAGGGGCTCCTCCTCGGCCTCGCCGCGGGAGACGCCGCCGGATGGCCGGCCGCACGCCACCGCGCCGCCCGCATGCCCGACTGGACCCGGCGTCTGACCAGGGAACTCGACACCTTCGCCGAGCAGAACGCCACCACCACCCTCCCGGTCCCCATCGCCCTCAACCAGCCCCCCGAACCACTGCGCCTGGGCCCCTCCGACGACGCCGAATGGGCCGCTTTCACCGCGGGTACGCTCCTCGCCGCCGCCCCGGGCAAGATCCGCGCCGCGGTCGACCGGGCGTGGACCGCCCTCGCCGCCGAGGTGGCCGCCGCGGCGGAACGCGCCCCCGAGGTCGAGTCGGCCGTACTGCCCCTGCGCGCCCGGATTTCCGTACGCGCGGGCCTCGGCAACCTCGCCACCGGACTGCGCCCGCCCGCGACCGGCCACGACAATCCGCACTACTTCGACGACGCCGCCTGCATCCGCGCCGCCGTCCTCGCCGCCGCGCACCCCGGCGACCCGGCCGCAGCCGCCGAGCTGGCCGAGTTCGACGCCCGGTACACCCAGGACGGCGACGGAGTCCACGGCGCCCGCGCGACGGCCGCGGCCGTCGCGGCGGCCCTGGGCGGCGCCGGGGTCGACGAAGCGGTGGACGCCGCCCTCGCCCAGCTCCCCCGGGCCACCGAGATCGGCCGCAACGCCACCCACGCCGTCCGCCTGGCCCGGGAAGCCCGCGCCACAGCGACCGGATCGCCGCTCGGCGGCGCCTTCGCCCTGGTGCCCACCCTGGAACACCAGATCGTCGACCACGTCTACAGCTACGGCATCGCCGCCGCCGAAACCGTCCCCGTCGCCCTCGCCCTCGCCACCGCCGCCCGCGGCCGCGTCACCGAGGCGGTACCGGCCGCCGCGTGCCTCTCCCGGGTGGCGGATTCCGCCCCCGCCCTGGCCGGCGCGCTGACCGGCGCACTGTGCGGCGGTGACGCGCTCCCCCCGGGCTGGCGCGACACCTGCCGCACGCTGGTCGGCTGCGCCCTCCCCCGCCTGGCCGGCACGGACCTCGTCGATCTCGCCGCCCGGCTGGCCCGACGCCACCCCCACCCCACGAACGGACGCCTCGCACCATGA
- the trpB gene encoding tryptophan synthase subunit beta, with protein MSSDFFIPDPEGTVPSAEGYFGAYGGKFIPEALVAAVDEVAVEYDKAKSDPAFAAELNELMVNYTGRPSSLTEVPRFAEHAGGARIFLKREDLNHTGSHKINNVLGQALLTKRMGKTRVIAETGAGQHGVATATACALFGLECTIYMGEIDTQRQALNVARMRMLGAEVVAVKSGSRTLKDAINEAFRDWVANVDRTHYLFGTVAGPHPFPAMVRDFHRVIGVEARRQILERAGRLPDAAVACVGGGSNAIGLFHAFIPDTDVRLVGCEPAGHGIETGEHAATLSAGEPGILHGSRSYVLQDEEGQITEPYSISAGLDYPGIGPEHAYLKDSGRGEYRAVTDDAAMQSLLLLSRTEGIIPAIESAHALAGALELGKELSKDGLILVNLSGRGDKDMDTAARYFGLYDTDAAVEADASAADGAAEIQRDTK; from the coding sequence ATGTCTTCTGACTTCTTCATTCCGGACCCCGAGGGCACCGTCCCCAGCGCCGAGGGCTACTTCGGCGCGTACGGCGGCAAGTTCATCCCCGAGGCGCTCGTCGCCGCGGTCGACGAGGTCGCCGTCGAGTACGACAAGGCCAAGTCCGACCCGGCCTTCGCGGCCGAGCTGAACGAGCTCATGGTCAACTACACCGGCCGGCCCAGCTCGCTGACGGAGGTACCGCGGTTCGCCGAACACGCGGGCGGGGCGCGGATCTTCCTCAAGCGGGAAGACCTCAACCACACCGGCTCACACAAGATCAACAACGTGCTGGGCCAGGCACTGCTCACCAAGCGCATGGGCAAGACACGCGTCATCGCGGAGACCGGCGCCGGCCAGCACGGCGTCGCCACCGCCACCGCGTGCGCCCTGTTCGGCCTCGAATGCACCATCTACATGGGCGAGATCGACACCCAGCGCCAGGCGCTCAACGTCGCCCGGATGCGGATGCTCGGCGCCGAGGTCGTCGCGGTGAAGTCCGGCAGCCGGACGCTGAAGGACGCCATCAACGAGGCGTTCCGCGACTGGGTCGCCAACGTCGACCGTACGCACTACCTCTTCGGCACCGTCGCCGGACCGCACCCCTTCCCCGCCATGGTCCGCGACTTCCACCGGGTCATCGGCGTCGAGGCCCGCCGCCAGATCCTGGAGCGCGCGGGGCGGCTGCCCGACGCGGCCGTCGCGTGCGTCGGCGGCGGGTCCAACGCGATCGGTCTCTTCCACGCCTTCATCCCGGACACCGACGTACGCCTCGTCGGCTGCGAGCCCGCCGGGCACGGCATCGAGACCGGTGAGCACGCGGCCACCCTGTCGGCGGGCGAGCCCGGCATTCTGCACGGCTCGCGGTCGTACGTCCTCCAGGACGAGGAGGGCCAGATCACCGAGCCCTACTCGATCTCGGCGGGGCTCGACTACCCGGGCATCGGTCCCGAGCACGCCTACCTCAAGGACAGCGGACGCGGCGAGTACCGGGCCGTGACGGACGACGCGGCGATGCAGTCCCTGCTGCTGCTGTCGCGCACCGAGGGCATCATCCCGGCCATCGAGAGCGCCCACGCGCTGGCCGGCGCGCTGGAGCTCGGCAAGGAACTGAGCAAGGACGGACTGATCCTGGTCAACCTGTCCGGGCGCGGCGACAAGGACATGGACACGGCCGCCCGGTACTTCGGCCTGTACGACACCGACGCCGCGGTCGAGGCCGACGCCTCCGCCGCCGACGGCGCCGCCGAGATCCAGAGGGACACCAAGTGA
- a CDS encoding ADP-ribosylglycohydrolase family protein: MTTFPPLTLEDRITGSLIGAAVGDALGGPVEGWSPEQICERHGGRVNGIVGPFHDNWRTARPIAPYHKGDGHITDDTLMTHALIRVYDAVRDHLDAYAIADHLVPQLIESPVWIPELEAEALPLQRVFLAEKWIVARLHYGHVDPREAGNGNIVNCGAAMYMAPVGLVNAGNPTAAYAEAIDVAGAHQSSYGREAAGVFAAAVAAACAPDATPASVVDTCLSLAKDGTRAAIEAVAEAAVRHHDFESALSPLRAAVAPFDTVGPDYRKPTLAARRPSRLHSIEELPIALGMLLVAGGDYRHTVLGSVNYGRDCDSIATMSGAVSGALYGESAIPSDWAKTVAEASRTDLHAPPRTLAAVTREIYARDTARRRSHETAFAALTGTP, encoded by the coding sequence ATGACCACTTTCCCCCCGCTCACCCTGGAGGACCGGATCACCGGCAGCCTGATCGGCGCGGCCGTCGGCGACGCGCTCGGCGGCCCGGTCGAGGGCTGGTCCCCCGAGCAGATCTGCGAACGCCACGGCGGCCGCGTCAACGGCATCGTCGGCCCGTTCCACGACAACTGGCGTACGGCGCGCCCCATCGCCCCGTACCACAAGGGCGACGGTCACATCACCGACGACACCCTGATGACGCACGCCCTGATCCGCGTGTACGACGCCGTACGCGACCACCTCGACGCCTACGCGATCGCCGACCACCTGGTCCCCCAGCTCATCGAATCCCCCGTATGGATCCCGGAGCTGGAGGCGGAGGCACTCCCCCTCCAGCGCGTCTTCCTGGCCGAGAAGTGGATCGTCGCCCGCCTCCACTACGGCCACGTGGACCCGCGCGAGGCCGGCAACGGAAACATCGTCAACTGCGGCGCGGCGATGTACATGGCCCCCGTCGGACTGGTCAACGCGGGCAATCCCACCGCCGCGTACGCCGAGGCGATCGACGTCGCCGGCGCGCACCAGTCGTCGTACGGACGTGAGGCGGCGGGCGTGTTCGCCGCCGCCGTGGCCGCCGCCTGCGCACCGGACGCCACGCCCGCGTCCGTGGTCGACACGTGCCTGTCCCTGGCCAAGGACGGCACCCGCGCGGCGATCGAGGCAGTGGCCGAAGCAGCGGTCCGCCACCACGACTTCGAGTCGGCGCTCTCCCCCCTCCGCGCCGCCGTCGCTCCTTTCGACACCGTCGGCCCGGACTACCGCAAACCGACCCTCGCCGCCCGCCGCCCCTCGCGCCTGCACTCCATCGAGGAGCTCCCCATCGCCCTCGGCATGCTCCTGGTGGCCGGCGGCGACTACCGCCACACCGTCCTGGGGTCGGTCAACTACGGCCGTGACTGCGACTCGATCGCCACGATGAGCGGTGCCGTCTCCGGGGCCCTGTACGGCGAATCGGCCATCCCCTCCGACTGGGCGAAGACCGTCGCGGAAGCAAGCCGGACCGACCTGCACGCTCCGCCGCGCACCCTCGCGGCCGTGACCCGCGAGATCTACGCCCGCGACACGGCGCGCCGCCGGTCCCACGAGACGGCCTTCGCGGCCCTGACAGGCACACCGTGA
- a CDS encoding CaiB/BaiF CoA transferase family protein, translating into MTQVSTPPPGPAPAPAPAPQPHPLGCLRVLDLATLFAGPLAATMLGDFGADVIKVEHPTRPDPSRGHGPSKDGIGLWWKLLGRNKRTITLDLSAPSGRDALLRLAETTDVIIENFRPGTLEKWGLGPAELHAVNPRLVLARVTGFGQSGPYSHRPGFGTLAEAMSGFAAITGEPEGPPTLPPFGLADSIAALATAYAVMTALAARTATRRGQVVDMAIIEPILTVLGPQPLWYDQLGYVQPRTGNRSRNNAPRNTYRTADGAWVAVSTSAQSVAERVMRLVGRPDLIDEPWFATGSGRAEHADELDEAVGHWIARRTRDEALAAFEKAEAAIAPVYDVRDVMTDPQYRALDTITEVQDPELGPLRMQNVLFRLSETPGAIRWAGRPHNADTDAVLTEAGLSETEIATLRATGGTR; encoded by the coding sequence ATGACCCAGGTCTCCACCCCCCCACCCGGACCCGCACCCGCACCCGCACCCGCACCACAACCCCACCCCCTCGGCTGCCTGCGCGTCCTGGACCTGGCCACCCTCTTCGCCGGCCCCCTGGCCGCCACCATGCTCGGCGACTTCGGCGCGGACGTGATCAAGGTCGAGCACCCCACCAGGCCCGATCCCTCGCGGGGCCACGGCCCCTCCAAGGACGGCATCGGCCTGTGGTGGAAACTGCTGGGCCGCAACAAGCGCACCATCACCCTCGACCTCTCCGCCCCCAGCGGCCGCGACGCCCTCCTGCGCCTCGCCGAGACCACCGACGTGATCATCGAGAACTTCCGGCCCGGCACCCTGGAGAAGTGGGGCCTCGGACCGGCGGAACTGCACGCCGTCAACCCCCGCCTGGTCCTGGCCCGCGTCACCGGATTCGGCCAGTCGGGCCCGTACTCCCACCGCCCGGGCTTCGGAACGCTCGCCGAGGCCATGAGCGGCTTCGCGGCGATCACCGGCGAGCCGGAAGGCCCGCCCACCCTTCCCCCGTTCGGCCTGGCGGACTCGATCGCGGCGCTCGCCACCGCCTACGCGGTCATGACCGCGCTCGCGGCCCGCACCGCCACCCGGCGCGGCCAGGTCGTCGACATGGCGATCATCGAACCGATCCTCACCGTCCTCGGCCCCCAGCCGCTCTGGTACGACCAGCTCGGTTACGTCCAGCCCCGCACCGGCAACCGCTCCCGCAACAACGCCCCGCGCAACACCTACCGCACCGCCGACGGCGCCTGGGTGGCCGTCTCCACGTCGGCCCAGTCCGTGGCCGAGCGGGTGATGCGCCTGGTGGGCCGCCCCGACCTGATCGACGAACCGTGGTTCGCCACCGGCAGCGGCCGCGCCGAACACGCCGACGAACTGGACGAGGCGGTGGGCCACTGGATCGCCCGCCGCACCCGCGACGAGGCCCTCGCGGCGTTCGAGAAGGCCGAAGCGGCGATCGCTCCCGTCTACGACGTACGGGACGTCATGACCGATCCGCAGTACCGCGCCCTGGACACCATCACCGAAGTACAGGACCCCGAACTCGGCCCGCTGCGCATGCAGAACGTCCTGTTCCGCCTCTCCGAGACTCCCGGCGCGATCCGCTGGGCCGGCCGCCCGCACAACGCCGACACGGACGCGGTGCTGACCGAGGCGGGCCTGTCCGAAACCGAGATCGCCACGCTCCGGGCCACCGGCGGCACCCGATGA
- a CDS encoding ADP-ribosylglycohydrolase family protein has protein sequence MTVRLTWVQPEDLITHELRQAAEDGRDATAVRTRWQSAGGPPSPPRAGASLAPAPPHLRALAERLLDALSQLPVPTAASEPTDLPAIESACPAWPAPGTRAPAPPTAAVKVLVGVARPDPAAPVHSPPGGDGSGRSPQGAGHRAPEHTAALPARTAPEATLRRGSDHEALANGGRARTPEATTAPLLNRLHASWLGRAAGCLLGKPVEKLSLPAIRELATATGNWPLRTWFTARGVPPALLARHPWNRRSAPTSLAENINGMPEDDDLNYPLLNLLLLQRHTKSFTTSQLATLWLDELPAGRTFTAERIAYRNLLQGLTPPATATHHNPFREWIGALIRADVHGWTHPGDPAAAAGQAHRDATLTHTANGVYGAMFIAATIAEAAAGAGDVHHCLRTGLTVVPPDSRLARAVRHGIETAARASGDSFDTVVDELHAAYGHHHWVHVIPNAALISAALTHADGDFTASICRAVSGGWDTDSNGATTGSIAGLVAGSPQAIPTRWTAPLRNRLATSVAGLDGIGFDTLAHLTLTEALRP, from the coding sequence GTGACCGTACGGCTGACCTGGGTGCAACCGGAGGACCTGATCACCCACGAACTGCGCCAGGCGGCGGAGGACGGCCGCGACGCGACAGCGGTCCGTACGCGCTGGCAATCGGCGGGCGGCCCGCCGTCACCGCCGCGCGCGGGCGCGTCGCTGGCCCCCGCGCCACCCCATCTGCGCGCTCTGGCGGAACGGCTCCTGGACGCCTTGTCCCAACTCCCGGTGCCCACCGCCGCATCGGAGCCGACGGACCTCCCGGCCATCGAATCCGCGTGCCCCGCCTGGCCCGCTCCCGGCACACGGGCACCGGCTCCACCCACCGCCGCCGTCAAGGTGCTGGTCGGCGTCGCCCGGCCCGACCCCGCCGCACCGGTCCACTCGCCGCCAGGAGGGGACGGGTCGGGGCGCTCCCCGCAGGGCGCCGGACACCGCGCGCCCGAACACACCGCAGCGCTGCCCGCACGTACGGCGCCCGAGGCGACGCTCCGGCGCGGCTCCGACCACGAAGCCCTCGCGAACGGGGGACGCGCCCGCACCCCTGAAGCGACCACAGCCCCGCTCCTCAACCGCCTGCACGCCTCCTGGCTCGGCCGCGCCGCCGGCTGTCTCCTCGGCAAACCGGTCGAGAAGCTTTCCCTGCCCGCCATCCGGGAACTGGCCACCGCCACGGGGAACTGGCCCCTGCGAACGTGGTTCACCGCCCGGGGCGTCCCCCCGGCCCTCCTCGCCCGTCACCCGTGGAACCGCCGCTCCGCCCCCACCTCCCTGGCCGAGAACATCAACGGCATGCCCGAGGACGACGACCTGAACTACCCCCTCCTCAACCTGCTGCTCCTCCAACGCCACACGAAGTCCTTCACGACCTCCCAGCTGGCCACCCTCTGGCTGGACGAACTCCCGGCGGGCCGCACCTTCACCGCGGAACGCATCGCCTACCGCAACCTCCTCCAGGGCCTGACGCCTCCCGCAACGGCGACTCACCACAACCCCTTCCGGGAATGGATCGGCGCCCTGATCCGCGCCGACGTCCACGGCTGGACCCACCCCGGCGACCCGGCCGCCGCCGCCGGACAGGCGCACCGGGACGCCACCCTGACCCACACCGCCAATGGCGTGTACGGCGCGATGTTCATCGCCGCGACCATCGCCGAAGCCGCCGCCGGCGCCGGCGACGTACACCACTGCCTGCGCACCGGCCTGACGGTCGTCCCCCCGGATTCCCGCCTCGCCCGCGCCGTGCGCCACGGCATCGAGACAGCGGCCAGGGCCTCCGGCGACTCCTTCGACACGGTGGTGGACGAGCTCCACGCCGCCTACGGCCACCACCACTGGGTACACGTGATCCCGAACGCCGCCCTGATCTCCGCCGCCCTCACCCACGCCGACGGCGACTTCACCGCCTCGATCTGCCGAGCCGTGTCCGGCGGCTGGGACACCGACTCCAACGGCGCCACGACCGGCAGCATCGCGGGCCTCGTCGCCGGCTCCCCACAAGCCATTCCCACCCGGTGGACTGCTCCCCTCCGCAACCGCCTCGCCACCTCCGTGGCGGGCCTGGACGGCATCGGCTTCGACACCCTGGCCCACCTCACCCTCACGGAGGCACTACGCCCATGA